TAATGAAGAGCGAGTACAGGGCGTAAACAATGAGGAACACGCCCAGTATCGACTTCATTAAATCATCACTGAATTCGTTAAGAAGAAAAATTCCTATTGGAATCCCGAAGACGGCACCTGTAATAAGTGGAGCGATTTTCCTGAAGTCAAATCTTACCCTGAATCGAAATGTCAGGATCCCGGATATTAACGGCAGAAAAAGGGCTATCAGCGGCGCTACAAACTTTATATTCAGAAAAAGCAGGAGGAGCGGCATCCCGATCAAAACAAAGGCAAACCCAAACATCCCCTGTAACAGGGAGGCGATAAATATTACCCCTCCAATATAAATTATCTCCATAGATAGTGGAAGAATAAAATGCCGTACACAGCTATGACTGCCTCGATGAGGACATCAAATCGAGCATTTATCCTTACAGTACACTAAAATTCAATTCAGAATGTAATCACTTACCACACTGTGACAGTTTTAGAAGGCGAGGAATCCATCGGAGTCCAGAGCTAAATCTATGAGTGTGGCAGCTCCCGTAATCTTTGCCTGCGGGATTAAATCATCCTCTTTCAGGCCCTTGTTGGCAAAACTCTGGGAACAGACCTGGAACTCGATCCCGGATTCAACAGCCTCCCGGAGTCTCTGTTTCAAGGTAGGTTTTCCCGGTTTGGTGTCAGGTTCTCTATCAACTGCACCTTTAACCATTAGATCAACCCCATCCTGCACACAGTATAAAATCGTCCGGCTGTTGGCCGTTGCAGCAATCGTAGCAAACATGAGGGCTGAACGGGCTGTAGCAGGGGCATTCAACCCGGATGTACAAACCACGAGAAACAGTGGTTCCACTTTTTTCTGTTCTCTATCATGAGGTAATGATACCAGTTCATTTTGCATATTGTCCTCCTTATATTATTGCTAAGCAAGATGGACTCGTAAAAAGTCCATCTTACCGTTTCAGGATGGCTAAGTAAAAATTCGATATACAGGGAGTAGTGGTGTCGTCCAGGCGGAGGCATTGGGCGTACCCGCTACGACGCAGGAGATCGATTTTTTGCGAGCCATCAAGCAAGTCTTCTCTTTGAAAACTCATTCGATAACTTAACCGGTTTAATCATTGTCTGTCCCACCGGAGAAATAGCTAACGCCTGTTCACATATCTCCTCAAGTTCTTCCAGCGCAGCTTTGCTCTTCACAAAAACCTTTGTTCTTATTTCGTTGAACCCGGGTGTTGAATCTGTACCGGAGGGTTTCTCTTTTGCAAGAAAGGCAGGAATATCAACGTCACCCTCAAGTTCAATTTCCAGTTTCTCTATCTGTATATCCTTCATTGTTGCAAGAAAAACAAATACTATACTCAGACACGCTCCATACGCACTGAGTAAAAGGGCCATAGGATTTGGAGCACTATCAGAACCTCCAAGTGAACAAGGTTCGTCCGCCAGGACTTTAAAGTCCTTAACAGCCGTCTCTATTTTAAAACCACCCCTCCAAACTGATTTTGCCTTTGTTACTGTTACACCTAACTCCGGTGATGCCTTTAAAACATCCACCAGTTTTTTTATTTGCATCTCGTCTAAACTGTTTAACATGCTCTGTGGTCTCCTCAACGTGTCTTTATTTTCTCAATATATATATATATATAGTCTGTTTATGAACCAAATTATGAACCAAACTTACGGTGTCACCTCTGAAATAAATTCAGGACAGACTCTGACATTATGCGCCCCGAAACCTCCCGGGGTAGTGTTTCAGGGAGTATCCGTACCGACCTCAATCCTACTAAGCAAAGTTTATGCCATACTACTATTATTTTTTTAACACCCTTTATTGTAAACACTCTTTTATTTTGAACATAATCTAAACGGGCTGTTGCCCAAACCATAAATTGTTACTCCTGAAAAAAATCAGGGTAGGCCCTGAACCCTGTGCCCCGAAGGCTCTCGGGGTATTGTTTCATGGTCTCTCAGCTCATTAGTTTTTATTAGATTTCCCGAACTTAATTCGGGATTCAGAATGACGGCAGGGACATTTTCCTGTTTGGGCAACAGACTGTAAAGTAAAAACAGGAGCGCATTGAGGCATCTTTTTCCAACTGATTACTCATTATTTGGTGTGTTATTACACCATTACAATGATACTTAGGTGCTGATTTGCACCAACCTATAACCGGCGTTCCGGTTTCTACCGGCAAACTTTCCCTATTAATTCAGGAACAATTAACCACAACCCCCCCCCCTGGTATGAATGATGCATGTTTTACATACGCAACAAATACCTAATACAATAGAAACAAAGCTGGCAGCAACAGTCCGAGGTTATTAAATTATAAACCAAGAAACAAGAAAAAAACTCATTAGGAGGTAACGAGGATGAAAAAGTTAAGTTATTGTTTGGTTGCTCTCAGTTGTCTGGCTCTTATTTTGACTATGGGATTCGGGAGCCACTCCAAGGCTGAGGCAGCCGACGCTGTTCACATTAGTTATGGCTACCATCCTTACTGGACAGGGGGATGGTCGGGCGTTGTTATAAAACACCGGGGACTCTGGAAAAAGTACCTTCCAAAGGGAAGTACCGTAAAATTCGAGGCACACCTTACCGGACCCCCAATAGTAAACGCCCTTCTGGCCGATAAGATGCAAATCGGCACCATGGGAGACATGCCATCTCTTGTGGCAACAACCAAAAAACGACAGGGGGATATTCGTCTTGTCAGTGTTCCCATGTTCAGTAACGGTCAGAACTGTAACCTGTTGGTTGTACGGAAGGATGCCCCTGATTTTAAAAGTCCCATGGAGGCACTCAAGTGGTTGAATGGGAAAAAGGTCGCTGTACACAGAGGAACCTGTGCCAACAGATTCCTGGATTCTATTCTGGAAAAGACCGGGGTAAAGCCCGCCGAGCGTCTTGATATGACGATTGAGGTCATTGCCTCGAACTTTGAGGCCGGCAAGCTGGACGGAGCCGCAATGTGGGAACCCCATGCCCGCAGGATTGTGAATCAGGGGTTTGCCAAATATGCAGCCACGGGGGCTCCCTGGGGTGAAACAGATGCGGATTTCACATTAATGCGGCAGGACTTTATTGAAAAACATCCGGAAGCGGCCAAGGGCTGGATACTGGCTGAAATAGAAGCAGAAAGAATCATGATTAATGAACCTATGGCCGTGGCCAAGATGGTAATGGAAGAGACCCAGGGCTATTCGGAAAAAACGCTCTGGGAGGCCCTTTACGAGGTGCATCCGGCATCCATAGGAGGAGATCCGGTCAAGTATGTTGCAAAGATGGTCTTCGACAAAGATGTTCTCAAGCTTATGGACCTTGGTTATGCATTTCTCCACAGGATGAAGGTCATCAGGACCGGCTCAATCCCTGAGGGTGCTATTAATGACAAACCGCTGAGGGCAGCCCTTAAGGAGTTAGGGTTACCTTACCAGGCCGTTGGTGAGATCAAGGGGTTACCGGCATCTGCCTACAAAGGTAATTAGCAAGTAAAACTACACTACGGCACAAGGGGGCTTGACAAGCCCCCTTGTGCATACATAACCTATTGAACAAAGGGGAGGTTTCTAAGTTATATATTATGAGTATGAACTTTATCTTTCCAATAGTCGTTATTTCGGCCTTCGCTATATGGATATTCTACTATCGCCAAAAGAAACTCGCATTCTTCTCAGGCATCTCTACCGGCGAACAGATTAGAAAAACACTGACCAGCCAAAGATTCTGGCTGCTTATATTAGGGTTTGTCCTGACCATAGGGTTCTGGTATGTTGCGGTCTACTGGCTGCCCTTTAAGGCCTTTCACCGTTTACCGGGACCTGACGAAGTTATCACCGAATGGCTGAGCCGGGACCCCTATTACGGCATCTCCATCTACACGAAAGAGTACTATGTACACATTCTTTACAGCACCTACCGGGCGACAACCGCTTTTGTATTGGCCACAGTCCTTGGCGTGCCTTTTGGATTGATTATGGGATGGAACAGGAGATTTTATGAATACTCCTTCCCACTGGTGGAGATGATCAGACCCATACCCCCTCTGGCCTGGGTCCCTCTCGCAATCCTTATGCTCCCCGGGTCTGAACCGGCCGTTATCTTTGTAACGTTTCTGGTAGCATTCTTCGTTACGGCTCTTAACACGCTCCTGGGGGTTCAATCCATTGACGAGGCCTATTTCCGTGCAGCCCGATGCCTCGGTGCAAGTTCAAAAGAAATCCTTTACGATGTTGTGATTCCAGGCTCTCTTCCTTTTATCTTTACCGGTTTGCAGATTGCCATGGGAGCGGCCTGGTTTTCTCTTGTAGCAGGGGAAATGATTGCGGCACAATACGGGTTGGGATACCTTATCTGGCAGGGATATTCTCTCGTTAAGTACCCAACCATAATCATAGGGATGTTGACGTTAGGCATTATTGGATATATCAGCAGTGTAGCAATTCGTTATGTTGGCAAAAAGTTGATGGCATGGCGGGAACAGGACCTGAGCGGATCCGGCGCTACTTATGAATAGTTAATTCAGAGAAATGAGATAAGAGAGTTAAAAATGTCGACTTTAAGTCTAAAGAACTATAACAATGGAGAAAAAAGAGGTGCACTCTCAATCCGGAATGCAACTAAAATCTACGACCCGGAAGGGGTGCATGTGGTTGCACTGGAGGAGTGCTCTCTGGAGGTCAAGGCAGGTGAATTCGTGGCGGTAGTCGGACCATCAGGGTGTGGCAAAACGACCTTGCTCAATATCATGGCCGGCTTTGATTCTCTGACCCGTGGAGAAATACATCTTGACGGTGAATTGTTAGCTGCACCCGGCGTCAAGCCCAATCCCGGACCTGACAGGGTGGTTGTCTTTCAGCAGGGAGCCCTTTTCCCCTGGAAGACCGTCCTTGAAAATGTCATTTACGGCCCGGTAATACAAAAAAAGATGTCCAAAGACGAGGCAATGAAGACCGGCCGGGAGAGGCTTAGCCGGGTCGGGCTGGGACAGATAGAAAATGTATATCCCGGCCAACTCTCCTCCGGTATGCAGAGGAGAGTCGAGATTGTGAGGGCGCTTATAAACAATCCCCTCGTTCTCTTATTGGACGAACCATTCAGGGGCATGGATTCGGTGACCAAAAGTGCCAGTCATGCATGCCTGCTGGAACTTTATGATATATTTCACAAAACGATTTACTTTATTACCCATGACCTGGAGGAGGCCATCTTCCTGTCCGACACCGTTGCGGTTATGACTACACGGCCCGGCAAGATCCGATTGACAATAGATGTGGACCTGCCACGCCCGAGAAACTATCGCATGCTTTCTTCCGACAAGTTCCTGAAATTGAAGGCGATGGCCAAGGATGCGGTCCATGAGGAGGCCTTGAAGGCATTCCAACGTGGTGAAAGGGAGTTGGCATAATATGGATGAGATGAACACCTCAAAAACAGACCAGGATACAGGATTGACCGTTAAAAGAGGTACGTCATTAAGCATGAAACTGAAGAAGAAGCTCCTGAACAGGACCAACATAAACGGTGCCGTCGCCATTTTGGGCTTTTTTGTATTATGGTACATCCTCGTAGTGATTCAGGCTCCGTTTATGAAACATATCCCCACACCTATAACAGTCTCAAAGACATTCCTTGTATTTCTTCAAAAGAAACTCTTCTGGATAAGCCTGTGGTTCAGTACAAAAAGGGTATTCTATGGGTTTGCCGTTGCCATGATCCTGGGTATCCCCCTGGGTCTTGCCATGGGATGGAGTCAAAAATTTAAAGACCTGGCCTTCCCGGTGTTCGAAGTCTTACGTCCAATCCCCCCCTTAGCCTGGGTTCCCGTCTCCATCCTTTTTTGGCCAACCAACGAACTCAGCATTATCTTCATAACATTCATCGGCGCTTTTTTTACCATTGTGCTGAATGTGTTACGGGGGGTGGCATCTATCGACAAAGAACTGTACCGTTCCGCTATCTCTCTGGGAGCCAAACCACGGCATATATTCTGGAAGATCATTCTGCCTGCGAGTATCCCGTCCATTGCCACCGGTATGATGGTAGGCATAGGTATTACCTGGAACGTTGTGATAGCCGCCGAGATGATCGCCGGCAACAGGGGTATAGGACGGCTTACATGGGAAGGTTATCTTGCCGGCGATACACCAACGATCATAGTAGGCATGATCACCATAGGTTTTGCCGGGTGGCTTTCAAGCGCAATCGTCAAGATCGTTGCAGACAAAATGATGCCTTGGCGCAAACTATTTTAGAATATATCGAGGTGTAAAAATGGATACGGTTAAAGAAAAAAAGGGACATTTGAAGGCTGTTAAACTCATCAAACGCTTCCATCAGGCTGGAAGAGAGCCTCTGGTGGTCTTAAAGGATTGTTCCCTATCTGTTGAACCGGGAAAGCTGAATGTATTGATCGGAACTTCCGGTTGTGGCAAATCCACTCTGGCAAACATTCTGGCCGGATACGATCGTCCAAATTCCGGACGGATAACGATGGATGGGACCCCGCTGAACGGCTCCGGCCCCGACAGGCTGATGGTTTTTCAGGAAACCGCCCTATGGCCCTGGATGACCGTCATTGACAACGTGATTTTCGGCCCTACTGTCCGTGGTGAAATGTCGAAAAAGAAGGCCAAGCTGGAAGCCACCCGGATTCTTGAACTGGTCGGACTTCAGGACTTCTGTGAAAAATACCCTGCTCAGCTCTCAGGCGGTATGCAACGCAGAGCCGAACTGGCACGGGCACTGATCAACAATCCCAAGGTCATGATAATGGATGAGCCCTTCAGGGGGCTTGATGATATGACGCGTGAGCTTATGCAGGAGTACTATCTCAAGATTTTTGATGAGAGCCATTGCACCACCCTCTTTATCACCGCTGAAATTGAGGAGGCCATCTTCCTTGCCGATCGTATCCTCATAATGACCTATCTCCCTGGAAGTATCAAAACGGTTATCGAGGTAGACCTGCCCAGACCCCGTGACTATAGGGTCCTTACTTCAAAACGCTATCTGGAGATTAAAGGGGAAACACTTGAGTGTCTGCACGAGGAAGGACAAAAATCTTTCGGTGATGAATGTAATATAGCAAGCAGTATGGTGGCTGAATTCAGACGGTTAGCCAAAGAGGTAGAGTGAAGGTTCAGGGATGTTTTGCTATTGGTGCGAGAGAGGGGAGTTGAACCCCTACGGGAAATCCCACTGGATCCTAAGTCCAGCGCGTCTGCCGGTTCCGCCACTCTCGCTTAGGAGTGCTACCACAAATTTTAATGCATTTTACGGTATTCCGTCAATTATTCTGTTACAGGAGTTCCACAATTTGACTGGTTTTATCCCGCCCCTATCCCCTTCCCCCGGAGTGGCGGCTTAAAATCAAGGGACTGAAAGAAACCATAGTGATTTACCCATCGATCCTCCGATACCAATATAGACTCCTACAGAAAACGGCTTTCTCCTGAATCCCCTCTGAATTGCCTTTATTATCCTTGTTTTTCTCTGTTATAATTACTTATTGCTGGATTGGGGGGGATTATACTATGAAGTTTTGGCTTGGGCTCATCCTCGGAGCCCTTATCCTCGGGGCCATCGTGTTTCTTTCCGGCTGCGACTCGGGTGGGGAGCGGAAGGAGATTGACTTGAGCGCCCGGATCAGCAATGCCGATTTACGGAAACTTGCTCAGGCCAAGAAAGATGTTGACGTGTTGTGGTTCGGCTTTGACCTGCGAGCCGGTCCGAAAGAGGATGCCCGGCAGTACATACCGTTTCTGAAATATCTGCAAAGATCAACCGGCTATCGATTTAATCTCCGATTCACACCGAAAGGCGGCAGTATTGCAAATGAACTTGGCAGGGGTGTGGTGCAGTTCGCAGCCGTTGGAGCGGGCACCTACATCTTGGCACACGCCAAATACGGGGTCATCCCGGTCGTACGCGGACTCAACTCACAGGGAAAGGCACAATACCGCTCCGTGATCGTCGTACGGCCCGACAGTCCCATCCGGAAGATTGAAGACCTGCGGGGCAGGAACTTCGCCTTCGGGAGCATCACCTCCACGCAGGGGTATCTTATTCCAGGGATTATTCTGCTCAAGCACGGCATTACACTAAGAGATCTCGGATCTTACCGCTTTACGGGTTCACACCGCAACTGTGCCAAGGCAGTAATATCCCATCGATTCGATGCCTGCGGGATGCAGGACACAATGGGTAAGAAGCTGGCAAAGGAAGGGCTGCTCCGCATCATATACACATCGAAACCCTATCCATCCAGCGGCATTGCGGCCAACAGGGACGTCCCCTCCGTGGTTCTGTCCAGGGTCAAACAGGCCCTGCTTGATTTTCAGCCCAAGGGGCGCGATGCGGCGGGCCTCTACAATTGGGACAAGACAGAGATGCCACGGGGGTTTATAGAGGCCCATGACGGGGATTACGCGGAACTTCGCAAATGGGCAAAGAAACTCGGGTATATTCCCGACATCAACCCTGAGACGGTGCCGTGAGACTTCAAACCAAAATCATCCTGCTGATCTTCTTCATTGCGGTAAGCATCGGTCTGTTGTCTTCACTGTTGGTCAGCCGCCTCATGTTCAAGGCATTGGAGAAGGAGATGGAACAGGAAGGTCTAATCCTTGCCCAGGCACTCGCGGAACATATCACTCTCGATGTAATCAACCACGATATTCTTTCCACCCGTGAAGCCCTCCGTAATATTGTGAGGCGCACGGAGGACGTGGACTTTGCATACGTCATCGGATTCGACGGAAGTATATTCACATACTCATTCGAGGGTGGTTTTCCAAGGGCATTGCTGAAGAAAACGCATGAAGTGCTCCACGGGGAAGCCATTGACAGGTACACAACCGGGGAAGGCCCTATTGTGGAAATAGGCTACCCGCTCATCAACGGCATGCAAGCACGAATCTACGTAGGGGTGAATGAGAGGAATATATACAGCCAAATCGACAACATGCGTAATCGCATAATATACCTCACTTTCAGCATAGTGCTGCTTGGTATTTTGTTGGGCATTATTCTGAGCCGTCGTATTGTCAGGCCCCTCGAACGGTTGTCGGAATCCATGCGGGCCTTCGGTAAAGGGGAAGTTGAAGATGAGATTGTTTTGAGCGGTAAAGGGCTGGAAGTGAATGAACTGATGCGCTCCTTCAATAATATGATATCCGGACGTAAACGGGTGGAGGAGGAATTACGCAGAGTCAACCGTGCGCTTAAGACGCTCAGTGGATGCAACCAGGCGGTATTGCGTGCCGGGGAGGAGGCGGACCTGCTGCGTGACATATGCCGGATCATAGTGGAATACGGCGGCTATCGCATGGCATGGGTCGGCTTCGCCGAGCAGGACGAAGACAAGACCGTACGTGTCGTGGCACAGGCAGGATACGATGATGGGTATCTCGGTACGGTGAACATAACATGGGCGGATACGGAACAGGGGCGTGGTCCCACAGGCACGGCCATCCGGACCGGCAAACCCTGCATTGCAAAAAACATCCTGACCGATCCTGAATACACCCCCTGGCGGGCTGAAGCGACCAGACGCGGCTATGCATCATCGCTATCTCTCCCCCTGACCGCAAACGCACAGCCCTTTGGTGCGCTGAACATATATGCCGCGGAACCGGATGCCTTTGACACAGAGGAAGTGAAGCTGCTGACGGAACTGTCCGACGACCTGGTGTTCGGCATCAAGTCGCTGCGCGCGCGAATTAAGCACAAGCAAACGAGGGAGGAGAAAGAAGAGATACATGCCCAACTCCTCCACGCGCAGAAAATGGAAGCCGTTGGAACATTAACCGCGGGGATAGCCCACGACTTCAATAATCTGCTGACAGCCATCATTGGTTACAGCGAGATCCTGTTGAACCGTCTTGAAGAACGCAACCCCCTGCGCAAGGACATTGAACAGATCAAGAAAGCCGGGGAACGGGCCGCCTCGCTGACCCGTCAGCTCCTGGCCTTCAGCCGCAGGCAGGTGCTCCAAACTAAGGTACTGAACCTCAATGCCCTGGTTGAGGGTATGGATAACATGCTTCGGCATCTTATCGGTGAGGACGTTGACCTAATTACCGTTTTAGGGCCGGGGCTGGCGTGTGTAAAAGCCGATCCGGGCCAGATCGAACATGTCATCATGAACCTCGCCATCAACGCCCGCGACGCCATGCCCGAAGGCAGAAAACTCACTATCATGACGGAAAACGTGACCCTGAACAAAGTCCATTGCTCTACCATCCCCGAGGCCCGACCCGGTGACTTTGTCTGTCTGTCCGTTGCGGACTCGGGTGTCGGCATGGATAAAGAAATCCTCCAGCACATCTTTGAACCCTTCTTCAGCACAAAGGAAGCTGGAAAGGGGACCGGCCTCGGCCTGTCCGTTGTCTACGGCATTGTTAAACAGCACGGCGGGTGGGTAAATGTTTACAGTGAGCCCGGACAAGGCTCGATATTCAAGGTCTACCTGCCGGCTTTTTTCGCGACTGCGGACGACAAAACCGAAGAGACAGTCCCGTTACAGGGGCTTCGGGGCAACGGCGAACGGATTCTCCTTGTTGAGGATGAAACAGAGGTCCTTGAATTTGCCGTGAGGGTGCTTGCTGAAAACAACTACTCCGTATTTAAGGCCGCAAATGCAAAAGAGGCGATGGATATCTTTGAGAGAGAAAAGGGGGATTTCCATGTTGTCTTCAGCGACGTGGTACTGCCTGATAAAAACGGTCTTCAGTTGGTTAACCAATTACTCTCTCACAAACCCGGACTCCGGGTCTTGCTGAGCAGCGGGTACGCGGACCGGAAAACGCAATGGCCCCTTATACGCAAAATGGGATTCCGGTTTCTACAGAAACCTTACGCCTTGAGCGATCTGCTTCTGGCAGTCAGAGAGGTTTTAGGGCAGGCCGGATAAAAACAGCGAAACAAAAGCCTGCATATCTCAGATGCAGGTTTAAATGATATACATTTACTCTGACTTGTCATTTCAAGCCTCTCTTGACACCTCCAAGGCCCTTCGTCCTTTTTATTTATAATCGAGTTATTGTAAACTTATATTAGATCAATATCCCCTGTGCCGTAGAGCACTGTTAAGGTTCTTCCGGGAAGTCCTGAAATCTCCCGAAGGGACAGGTTATGCATATTGTAATACCTCTACCCATATATTTACCGGAAGGATTCATAACTTCTTCACAGTCGGAATACTATTATAGGATATGGATAATATGAAAATACTGATTGTAGAAGATGAGCAAAAGATAGCGGATATCGTAAAGGCCTATCTTGAAAAGGAAGGCTTTACGATATTTACTGCTGAAAACGGCCGGCGTGCCATTGAACTACTGAAAGAGGGTTTTGGTTTGATCATTCTCGATTTAATGCTTCCGGATATCTCAGGAGAAGAGATATGCAGCACAATCCGTAACGACTCGGATATTCCGATTATAATGTTAACCGCAAAGAGTGAAGAAGATGAGAGAATCAAGGGCCTGGGCCTTGGAGCCGACGACTACGTTGTCAAACCCTTCAGCCCAAGAGAACTCGTAGCACGTGTAAAGGCACTTTTAAGGAGGACAAAGGGGCAGAAGAAGGCTTACAGTTTCAACGGCAGCGATCTCACGATAGATGCTTCTTCTCTTGAGGTATACAAGGGAGGAGCCCTGGTAGTCCTTACACCTACCGAGTTTAAGCTGCTTCAATGCCTTGCGGAGAGGCCCGGGCAGGTCTTTACCCGTTTGCAGCTTGTCAACACTATCCTGGGATATGACTTTGAAGGGTATGACAGGACAATCGATGCACACATAAAAAACATAAGGCAGAAGATAGAAGACAGCCCGAGGAACCCCGCCTATATAAAAACCGTCTATGGTGTAGGGTACAAATTCATCGGCAAGGCAGATGAGGACTAAGTTATTCCTTTCCTTCATACTCATAATACTTCTTGCTCTGCTGTCCAACACCGTCTTTGAAAGACTGATCAGGAACGATTTCAAGGAATACATCCAGAGCACACAGGAAGACAAGGTTTACTGGGTCCTGGCAACGGTCGAGGGGAGCTACAGGAACAAGAGATGGGAAATGCCCCTCCTTAAAGAGGCCCTTCACTGGAGCATAATGCTTGGCTTTGAGGCATATGTTGTTGACCCCTCGGGCAAAAAGCTCCTCTCATCGACAGACACTCTCTCTATGCTCAATACAACGATGCTTAAGAGGATGAGCGCCCTCTTTGAACTCCCTACAGGAGTTGGGGAATTCACATGGTATCCACTCTTTGTGGAAGGAAATGAAATAGGGAAACTCTACATCCGTCCTTTGAAGCGACTCGGGTTTGTACCCCGGAAAGAATCCATCTTTCTCAGGCGTGGCAGGGAATTCCTTCTTATCTCATTTTTAATTGCAGGTGCCGGAGCCCTTCTCCTTTCGGTCCTCTTCACCATCTTTCTTTCAATGCCGATCAGGAGATTGACAAAGGCTGCAGAAAAGATAGCAGCGGGTGATTTCACCGTCAAGATAAAGAGACAGCACAAACCGTTATACGGATTGCTCAGGACAGAGGACGAGATAGACAGACTGACAAGGGCCTTCAATTATATGGCTGAGGCCCTGAAGCGAGAGGATGCCCTGAGAAAGCACCTGACATCCAATATAGCCCATGAGCTGAGGACCCCCCTGACAATAATTAAAGGTAACCTTGAAGCGATCGAAGACGGAGTTATTTCCGATGCACAATCCGTTCTTAAAAATATCAACTCTGAAATAGAGAGAATCATTTCCCTCATCGAAGGCATTGACGACATAACCCAGGCTGAAGCAAGTTTTTTTAAAAAGGGAAAAAAAGAACGGATACGCCTTGCGGAACTTATACGTTCAATTGTTGATGGCATGAGACAGCTCATTGAAGAAAAGGGGCTTTCAATAGAGATATCAGGACCTGATATTACTGTGGAAACTTACCCTGAAAAGCTCCACATCATCCTGAAGAACCTTATCACAAACGCCTGTAAATTTACTGAAAGGGGCGGCATTGAGATATCATGGCAGGGTGAGCCGACCAATGATCCGGGAACTTTTTCTATTTCCGTAAGGGACTCCGGAAGAGGAATACAGAGGAAGGACCTTCATAGAATCTTTGACCGTTTTTACAAAGACAGGGAATCCCCGGGAAGAGGACTTGGTCTTGCTATTGTGAAGGAGTTGACAGAGACAATGGATGGGACGATACAGGTGCGTAGCCGGCCACAGAAGGGAACAGAATTCTTAATCCAGTTCGAGGAGACCGAAGGATGACCGGATTTTG
This bacterium BMS3Abin08 DNA region includes the following protein-coding sequences:
- the srrA_2 gene encoding transcriptional regulatory protein SrrA, which translates into the protein MKILIVEDEQKIADIVKAYLEKEGFTIFTAENGRRAIELLKEGFGLIILDLMLPDISGEEICSTIRNDSDIPIIMLTAKSEEDERIKGLGLGADDYVVKPFSPRELVARVKALLRRTKGQKKAYSFNGSDLTIDASSLEVYKGGALVVLTPTEFKLLQCLAERPGQVFTRLQLVNTILGYDFEGYDRTIDAHIKNIRQKIEDSPRNPAYIKTVYGVGYKFIGKADED
- the baeS_2 gene encoding signal transduction histidine-protein kinase BaeS, which gives rise to MRTKLFLSFILIILLALLSNTVFERLIRNDFKEYIQSTQEDKVYWVLATVEGSYRNKRWEMPLLKEALHWSIMLGFEAYVVDPSGKKLLSSTDTLSMLNTTMLKRMSALFELPTGVGEFTWYPLFVEGNEIGKLYIRPLKRLGFVPRKESIFLRRGREFLLISFLIAGAGALLLSVLFTIFLSMPIRRLTKAAEKIAAGDFTVKIKRQHKPLYGLLRTEDEIDRLTRAFNYMAEALKREDALRKHLTSNIAHELRTPLTIIKGNLEAIEDGVISDAQSVLKNINSEIERIISLIEGIDDITQAEASFFKKGKKERIRLAELIRSIVDGMRQLIEEKGLSIEISGPDITVETYPEKLHIILKNLITNACKFTERGGIEISWQGEPTNDPGTFSISVRDSGRGIQRKDLHRIFDRFYKDRESPGRGLGLAIVKELTETMDGTIQVRSRPQKGTEFLIQFEETEG
- a CDS encoding blue-light-activated protein; translated protein: MRLQTKIILLIFFIAVSIGLLSSLLVSRLMFKALEKEMEQEGLILAQALAEHITLDVINHDILSTREALRNIVRRTEDVDFAYVIGFDGSIFTYSFEGGFPRALLKKTHEVLHGEAIDRYTTGEGPIVEIGYPLINGMQARIYVGVNERNIYSQIDNMRNRIIYLTFSIVLLGILLGIILSRRIVRPLERLSESMRAFGKGEVEDEIVLSGKGLEVNELMRSFNNMISGRKRVEEELRRVNRALKTLSGCNQAVLRAGEEADLLRDICRIIVEYGGYRMAWVGFAEQDEDKTVRVVAQAGYDDGYLGTVNITWADTEQGRGPTGTAIRTGKPCIAKNILTDPEYTPWRAEATRRGYASSLSLPLTANAQPFGALNIYAAEPDAFDTEEVKLLTELSDDLVFGIKSLRARIKHKQTREEKEEIHAQLLHAQKMEAVGTLTAGIAHDFNNLLTAIIGYSEILLNRLEERNPLRKDIEQIKKAGERAASLTRQLLAFSRRQVLQTKVLNLNALVEGMDNMLRHLIGEDVDLITVLGPGLACVKADPGQIEHVIMNLAINARDAMPEGRKLTIMTENVTLNKVHCSTIPEARPGDFVCLSVADSGVGMDKEILQHIFEPFFSTKEAGKGTGLGLSVVYGIVKQHGGWVNVYSEPGQGSIFKVYLPAFFATADDKTEETVPLQGLRGNGERILLVEDETEVLEFAVRVLAENNYSVFKAANAKEAMDIFEREKGDFHVVFSDVVLPDKNGLQLVNQLLSHKPGLRVLLSSGYADRKTQWPLIRKMGFRFLQKPYALSDLLLAVREVLGQAG